Genomic window (Amaranthus tricolor cultivar Red isolate AtriRed21 chromosome 7, ASM2621246v1, whole genome shotgun sequence):
TCTAGCCCTATAGTACTCCATTATTTGTCTCATAAGATGAATTGCTTCCATTGTAGATCTCCCTGCCATAAATCTAAGTTGGTTCTCTGTTATGGAGGTACATCTCTTCATACGTATCTCTATCATTCTTTCCCATAACGTTATAATATGGCTCATGAGTTTTATTCCTCGATAGTTAGAACAATTTTGGACATCTTTATTCTTGCAAATAGGTACTAGAGTACTTCTCTAGTCATTGGGCATTTTGTTTGTCCTCTAAATCTTGTTGAATAGATTAGTTAGCCAAGTCACGCTAATCGTTCCTAGGCATCTCCCAAAGCCCCACCCACCTTTGATATTTGTATTCTTCACGTACATTCTTTATGGTcatttaagagaataattgatGTGTCCCCTACAACATGTCCTTATTCTCCATTAAATAGCTCATCAAAATACTTCCTTCATTGTGATGTTCTCATCCTAAACCAAAATGATCTTATCCTTATACTTAATGCACTTCACTACACCTATGTTTCACACATTAACCTCTATTTTTACAGCTAAAATTTTTACAAACCCACTTTGCACATTCCCTGGCCTTCAACAGTTATCAAAGACACATCACTCCAATTCTAAACcctaaaacaaaatatatccattgaacaagaaaaaaaatgggAATTGGCGTCGAATCAATACCAAGCTCCTATGTTTTTGCTTGTTTCAACTCGTCGCTCCTCTTTCACTTGCACCTAGTAAGCACACATTCTGCCCACATGGAACAAATGAAGCAATGTAATGTCCTATGTCCCAATGCATCAAATCACGGCAATGCTTTGAGGGACCGACACCAAATGATCTGAACTCAAATATTTTTGAATGACTGATCTTGTTTGGTGAATTTAATATTGAATATGCATAATACTCAAAGCAAAACTAAGATAATTATGTAGGATCTTAGGCTAACTAAACATGGTAGACTAATTTAGGTCCTTAACTCAAAACTTCAACACACCAAAAAGCTATAACGCAACATAGGTATGAGATGCATTCATTTTTAAGAGGATAACTCACAACTTATAACCAACATAAAGATCTAAGTTACGTTATTATACAATTCATGTTTAAAGTAGTGCAAAGCTGAGCAATAAGAGCCAACTGCATAAAACTCTTTATGCTCACACCAAATGATAGATTAGAATAGAGAGGTGCGCTCTTTAAAAGCCTCATAAGTTGTTGCACTTTTGATCCATGTTTGGACCTAAGGATTAGACCAATGACTCCAAGAATTCAATCATGGTGATTGAATGCAAGAATTTTGTGCACCCTTATTTTATGCATGAAATGTATGGATATGATCAGATGAAACTGATCTTTGATAAAAACTCACGTATTTCACACACCAAGAAGCCCTTACCCTCCAACTCTCAATCAAAGCTTCACTCACTTTGATCTTAGTGGAATCTTGCTATGATCTTTCTTTGCATCACTCATTCATGAAGAATCATAGGGTAGGAAAAAGTAACTTGCAATTCCCCTTGAAAGAGAACACCTCTCTCTAGaattctaatttttaaaatgttatttttaatcatcaaaAGCGTCCATTACAAATGAGCCTAGGACCTCCTTATATAGGAGACATAACAAGTTGCTTCCTATGTTTAGAAGCCTATGACTATGCACATGAAGCTTTACATTATTATAGCTCATGTGTGACAATATAACAAACCAACCGCATGACTTAACTACTTCCTAATTAAGTattaataatttgtaaattgtaaCCAACTCCTAACAACCTGGAGTTATTTTAACaaacatcaaaataaaataactacCACATACTATTCTGTTTCtattgttaattgttttttGTCCTCCCCTAATTTCTGTGCAAATGAGATCATTCTAGTTTCAACTTAACATGGTGCACAACTTCTGAACTCAATAAACATACCCTCAAGTAGACTAGGTCCTCAACCTGTCTTCTGTCCTTGCACCAGGTCTGCTCGTAAGTGATTAAGATGCACTAATCATAGAGCAGATCCTGTTCATCGTGTGTAACAGCCTGATCCCATCTGCAATTTGATTCTACACTAAATATGCTGATGCACTTATGATTTGCCTGCCATCTGGTTAGATGTCCCAACTGAACTGATTGGAACCAGCAGCCTCCGATTGATTCACCAACCCATCAGGTTCTTTTCTAGCTGTATCATTGACTTAACCTCATGCCTATAGAATGTGTACTTACAGCAGTTTTGAACTGATACATTGCTGAATACCATACACCAGCTCATCAATACTTGCATTAACTCCTCAAATGTGCTGACTTCAATTAACCTGCACAATCCCTGAATGTACTCCTGGCTGCACATGCCCTGACATAGTGCTGAATTGATGATCTATAAGCACCAATTACACACCTTACAATTATGTGAATTGAATTAGGACCTGATCCAAGCATACTTGGATTATCTTTGATGTTTTGCTTGCCTTCATAAGACTAATTTCTGGAGCTTAAAAttttgctcattgatccttgaagaGAATCATTACACTTGGCGGTTTTGAAACACAGTTTGCTTTGACTTAGAGACAGTAATCTTATTTGTTGACATAATTGTAAGCCACTAAATACACAAggaaaaatgaaataattttcaTACCATTATAAAAACGCTTGGACTGACTTTTTTGACCTGCTTTAATTCAAAATATGTAACAACAAAACTAGAATAATTGTTTAAGGATTAAAACTAAACTGCTCGTAGGAAATGTTGCacatatttgatgctagttataGCTTCTAAGGAACTTAATCTTAGCACAACCAAATGAGTTTGACTTTGTTTTCCTTGATTGGACCTCCAGTCACATTCACATCAAGttccttcaaattttttttgttctaaTAGACAATAATGCATATAGGAGGagaatatatatatgaatgatTATTGGaatgattttcttagttgtaGACTAGTATTAGATATGGTTGGACAAAGTATGACCTATGTTACCGACAATTTTTGACATCATTAAGTTTTGGTTTGTGTAGTTGACCACTCATAGTTGGGATCAATGCTTTGGCATTGTCGTCGTGTTGTTGTGTCTATCTATATTACATCTTCCAACAATATTGAATGGTTAATTACACCATTTTTGTCTCTGTGATGCTTTGTTTTTAAAGGTGCTGGAGAGTCTGGAAAGTCAACAATATTTAAGCAAGTAAGTTGCTTTTTGATTGCTTTCATACTGGTAATTGCTGTTTTCACTCTCAGTAATAGTATGATGGTTCTGTTTGCAGATAAAACTTCTGTTTCAGATGGGATTTGATGAAGCAGAATTGAAGAGCTATACACCTGTTGTTCATGCCAATGTTTATCAGACAATAAAAGTATGCAATACTTTAAAAGGGTGTGTCGGTTATTTCCCTTTCTGACACATGAAAACTTATATTATCCTGCTGTGAAATTTCCTTAATATTAGGGTTGTAATTGTTACTTAACATCTAATCCACATTAAACTTTTTGACAGTTATTGATTGATGGTTCTAAGGAATTGGCTCAAAATGAAACGGACTCTTCAAAGTATAGTTTGTCCCTTGATAATCAGGTTAGATtcgaattatatttttattgtttcttattgataAGAGATTTGGCTTGAACGTCAAACTAATTTCTTCACAGTTTCTTTGATGTGCTAGCAATTATGTGGAATTTTATAGAAATTTACTGTTCCTTCTGTTCCTTCTGTCCTTGAGAGGTAGGGAACATTACATTTGATATTACTAAATAGGTGCTTCACCTGCTAGGAAATGGGAGACAAGCTGTCAGAAATTGGTGGCAGGTTGGATTATCCTCGACTCAATAAAGAACTTTCTCaggaaattgaaaaattatggAAAGATCCAGCTATTCAGGTTCTTGTTGCATTTGGGTGTTTCTCGATGGTGGTTCAAATAGCTGTTATTTGTTATGGCTTTATTACACGAGTTTATTCTTTAACAGGCGCTGTTCCTATGTGTTTGCTGCAGGAAACTTATTCTCGTGGCTGTGAGCTCCAACTTCCGGATTGTGCCAATTATTTCATGGATCACTTGAAAAGACTTTCTGATATTAATTATATCCCAACAAAGGTTTGGAGGCTTCTATATTTTCTCTCTTTTCACCCTTTTTTGGTGGAAGTCACATACTAACATACTTATGGGCTCTTGTTTGgtttaagttaaaatataactGAACTTTGTCTTCAAGTAGTCAAGTAGTTATTTGAGGTGATCCGAATTCATAGAACTTTCTATTAGTTATTTAAACTGTCAAAGGATATAGTTAAGAGTGAAGCATCCTGGAATAGCAAGTGCCAAGAGAGGGATATCCCTAATGTTTTGTGCTCTTTGCCCATTATACAATAGTGTCTCCAATCACGTACCCTTTGATTGTAAGCATGTATAACTATTTATttagttgtaatttgtaaattgttTTCGGGGTGCCTCTTTTACCAATTACAATTGCATTTCTTGATTTGACAGGAAGTTGACTGGATGTCTTTCAACTTGATTTGATGTGTCTTTTCTAATTCCATTGTAGAAAACTGACAAACGAATAAGAAATGTTTTCTTTATATAATTTCCTTTAGTAGTGTGAAGGCTACAACTTTATTCctgtcatatttcaaatttctgCTGTCTTGTCGCTAAAAGTTGATAAATCTGAAACATTTGATTAGTTGAATCCTGAATGAAGTCAATGAACTTGGTCATAAAGTTGGATTTACAACTCcttttcattgtttttattttttaaatagaaagatttgatTACTCTGGAGATCTAGTTCCTTCTCGTTTGGCTATTGCGTAATTGTGAAGTTGTGATTCCTGGATAGGGCTCTTAGTATTTGAATTATCATGTTATCCATGGCATTGTATATGCAGGAAGATGTTCTTTATGCTAGAGTTCGCACGACAGGCGTTGTTGAGATCCAGTTCAGGTAAACTATATTTTCTTTCTATGCTGTGAATTTTATATTCCCTTATTACTTTTGCATTTTCGTTTGAGCTAAACAGTAAACTTATGGTTGTACTTATGTTTCCAGTGACATGTCTCTTTATCATTCTCTCCTTAAGTAGTTTAAAGGCACTCGTAAGCAGTGGAGAAACTCGACCAACTGTTTAAGGGGGACAGACAAGTtaattatcaacaaaataattaatatatcacTTATTGTACAAAGTTTTTTGCTATCACAAAATTATAATACTGATAAAATTTTCAAGTGGAATGATTTGTACTTTAAACAACTTTACTTCCCTATAATTCAAGTTTTAATTATAGCTTAAAATCAACTTTACTCTCTTATTTTAAAGCTACTTTAAACAGCATAGTATAAATCAAGTATGGAATTTTAAGGGCGCAGACCTTCGCCTTGCCCCAATGAAGTTTTGCCTCTGTtcgtaagttgtgatttttagtTTCTCATGAACTTCAATGATATGGAGACTGTCAATGGGTATTGAATTAGCTTGTCTATCAACTGTAATTGTCCAAAAAATCAAGTATCTATAGCACtgtttcttcatttattactttTGATTGATTATTTCAAATCTATAAATTTACAGTCCAGTTGGAGAGAATAAGAAAAGTGGTGAAGTATATAGACTTTTTGATGTTGGTGGCCAAAGAAATGAGCGAAGAAAGTGGATCCATCTTTTTGAAGGAGTTGCTGCAGTAATTTTTTGTGCTGCAATAAGCGAGtaagatatatattttattagtattgttGTATGTTTGATGAGAATGATGTTGTTTCCCTTCTTTGAAATGCGTTCCTCAATCCTGTATTTTGATGCACTCAAATCCAACAACTTCACAAAATCCTTTCAATAAAGCCCTCTGTGGTTTCGGGGTGAGAGGGTGGTTCTCGGTTAGTGAGGAATTAAGTACCGATAAGGTGAAGAACATGTGCACTTTACCTGAAGTTCTAGGATCACTTTTCTTGAGATACAGGAAGGCCTCCTAGgatgatcaaaattaaattctTGCTAAGAATCCTATTGTATTTGTGTAGTCACCAAAGTGAAGAAACTCAAATTTACCCCTTTACTAAATTTTGTGCAAGCATTTGTGCGAGAGATATTGGTTTACACTATAGAAAGTTTATTTATAATTGTTGGACACCTTTTAAAATGATTTGGAGCTTAGTCAACAAGAAAAAATGCGCATGAGAGTTTAGAGCTTCGAATTGGGCCTTATATCTGCTTCAATATTTTCTGTTCTGTTGCATTGGAATAAAACTGATTAGGGTTTCTATCTTTCCTGAtactaattatattattaaagaaTTCGGTCATTATTTATAATTGTCTTCACTCCTTTACTAGTTCTCCAACTGCAATGCATGTGTCTTAATAAATTGCAATGAATTGCTTACACAGTTACACTTATCTTCCCATTATTCATCTTAGCTTGTCATGTGCCAATTGAAGTTCGTGCTAGCCTGCTATGCTAATGAAGTtcaaagaaaggagaaaaaatcCTTGTAATCATGGTGCTAGATTTTCGTACAAAGTAGCTTTTCATTGTGGAAGATGCATATCTTAGGTTGTGTTTGCAAATTGGTGGTGCACTTGGAAAGAAGGGATCTGGTGGATTTTTGAGGGTAGTTCTCTATTGGATGATTGATTCATGGTTTTTTCAGAAGTTTTCTAAAGCTTCAATCATGTGTGATGTGTTGAATATTGCGGTTTTTTCCTTCCTTTGTAGATAAAAttttttgtgctactttattGGATCATGACTATATGTCTGGCCTCCTTGTACATGGGATGAGGTTTCTTGCTGACTCCCTAGTGTGATTCTTATTGTTTAACtggaaaataaaaagaaaagaaaagatgcCCTGGGGCTGGCCATGTAATATTTGAAGATGATCCTTGATGCTTCTTGCATCATACCTTCCCTAGTGAGAGGGACTATCCAAATTTACCCAGTTGTCTGATATTTTGGTATGTTGAACAGTTATTGGTAATTTGCGGCTTAGTTTACGCAAATTAACACAGAAGTGTACCACACTTACctatttgtatatttagatttttttatgaGGAAAACAGTGAAACAGGACTTTGCTTTGGCCAAGTTTCTTCTTGGTGACGGTGCATTTTCATTAGTCAGTTTGTCCACGTTTAGAGTGGCAAGTTTGATTCCTATTAATAACTGTGACTATTGCTATTGATTTTGTTATTCCTGGCAGGATATTTTTTCAATAGCTGCTTATTGTTTGGTAACAATGATTTCTCATGTTATTTTGTTTTGGTTCTAGTAGCCAATCCCATATTGGTGGAAATGTGGGATTAACTATTAAGGCTTTAGTACTGTTGCGTTGTTTGCTTGTTGTGCTTTGGTATCTTCCAAgcaatatattttctttttgcatTGAATTAAGGATCCTTTTGATCTCTCTAGGCTCCTAGTTCTTGTGGAAACCGGCTGTCTTCAaaaatttcctttttgttttattttattttaattttttttttgctgctgGGTTTTGGTTAAGATGGTCTAGTCTGCAAGTGGAAGAGCCATGGTCCACTTCCACTGTACTTGTTAGTTGTCAGTTGTCACATAGTGCTAAGGCTTGCATTCTTGAGTTTTCCTTCTGATCTAATCATCACAAACCCAGGATCGTGGATAAGATTTAGCCTGTCTCATTTACTAAAGTTTGAAGCTCATGAATTTTCTGAACATTTGAACCCCTACCTGGGAAGTCACTACCTGCTTTCCATCACTATCAAACTTCTGAGTGATAGATTCCAAAATGAATACCTCATCTTGAAATGTGAATTCAGAGACTTGGAGTGCTACATTTTCACCGTCTAGAAGAGAACAAATAGCTGTAAACCagagtaaaaagtaaaaaaaggcATACCTCATCTTCATTCtagattattgatcattttttttGGCCAACATGTATCTGGAACTTTTGTGGCCAAAATTGACCAAATAGGGTCAAGTGGTCAACCTAGAAGCATAGAATGGAGATGAAAGAGAGAGGAGGCAGAAATTAAGAAGAGAGATCATTGGAGGGGAGAAAAGGGAAGAGTGGGGAGGGGGATAAAGCAGAGGAATAATGGGATGGAAATGATGTTTTGGATGATACTTGGATATTCTACTTGTCTACTGACTGCTTGTTGTCAGATTTGTTGTAGATTAGATCAATGGTTGACGTGTATGTTTTTAACAAAGTATACTCAGAGCTGGGTTGAAATTTTGTAATTAACTTAAGCGTTGAGGTTGTGCCTATACTGTATTCAGTTATGATCAGATGCTCTACGAGGATGAAAACAAGAACCGGATGGCTGAAACTAAGGAGCTCTTCGAGTGGGTCCTGAAGCAACACTGCTTTGAGGTTCTCTATTTTCTTAATAATCTTGTGTCGTACTCCATTTCTTGATGGAAGCTgatttctaattgtttttgatccctgttcattgttGCAGAAAACATCCATCATGCTGTTCCTGaacaaatttgatatttttgagaaaaaggtTCACAAAGTAAGGTCAATAAGCATCTTGGCTCTTGAGAATCAGCTGAATATAATCCATATATTTGAACTTTTATACTTCAACCTGAACAGGTTCCACTAAATACGTGTGAATGGTTTAAGGATTACCAGCCAGTTTCGTCTGGAAAACAAGAGATTGAGCATGCCTATGAGTAAGCAAACCCCAAACATTTTTTAACTTGTAGTTAACCTTTTTCTTGGTTAAGCTGAGTGAGTGCCCAATAAGGCTGCTTTCTTCTCCTTTTATTTGATTGAAAATGCAATTTGACTGATAGGATTTAGCCATTTGTAATGAGTTTGTATCGAAAATGTGTGAATCTTTGTTGTAGAATGAGTACAGGCAGTCTCAGCCTTTGCTTTAGTAAATAAGTTGTTCCTGGTTATCTGAAAGATGTTGATCTTAATATGATTAATTGGAATGCAAAGCAAGGAAAACCATTTTTTATACCACACGCACGTTGGATTTTTTGTTAATGAAGCCGTTACTCGAAAATGAGCTTTCTTTTGATCACTACATTATAATGTCAGGTTTGTCAAGAAGAAATTTGAGGAGCTCTATTACCAGTGCACCGCCCCTGATCGAGTTGATCGAGTTTTCAAGATTTACAGAACAACTGCTCTCGACCAGAAGCTTGTGAAAAAGACTTTCAAACTTCTAGATGAAACTTTGAGAAGGAGAAACCTTGTTGAGGCAGGATTGTTGTGATACAAAATGAAGTTTTGGTGTGATTTGTTAATATTAATTGATTTGGGGGTGGGGAGCATATTATGAAGTGTCAATTAAAAGAGGGTCCAGAAATTTTTGACACAATTTGACTACTGTCTTTACACCGCATTATATCTAGAGATTACAGTGTTTACTCCACAAGTTTGATATCTCTGTTATACATTGGCTTACCTCCACCCTGTCGGAGCGCCAGAATACCTTGTACCTAAATATTTCTATTAGAACATTCTTCACTGACATCTAAGCTTTAATGATGAAAAATCATTTATCTGTAGTTTTTCAGTTGCTAATACTATGTTGCCGACCTCATATTATCGTGATTAAGTTGGCGTTGTGTAAAACTACTCTGTAGTTTCTTTTGACCAGAAGCATTGTTCTTGTTCAACGCTATGCAACAATGGTTACTTGGTGGAACTATTTACTCGTTCTCAACAGTATTTTCTGATTGCCTGGAATCCTTTAAAAAAGTTATTGGGTATTTAATATGAGATAAAAGAGTACATGAGACTTAGTACAAGGAGAGATAGTTTATGGAACAAAATTTCCTTGGTTTGGTACTTGTACTAGAGAACTAATTTTGGTGTAATGAAATGGCTTGGTACAATGGTACAAAGGAAGTAAGTGTTTGATATATCCAAAAGTAAATGCAGTAGCATTTTTCAACCACTTACAAAAGCTCATAACAACAAATTGCTTTACACTTCATCTTAATCATCATAAGAATATCACAATATCATCCTCCGTCATCTTCTTCAACAACAATAGTGCTTGAGCTCTTGAAATGCCAAGAATCTTTCCTAGTTCTTCACGCAAACCGGATTTACAATTCTTTGGGGCTTCCAACACTGAAACCAACTTCTCAATTTGTGCGTTGTTGCCTTCTATCATCTTCTCCAACataatttctaaattttttgcACACTTTGTATCTCCTTATTTTTACGCACCTTTTTTTGGCTTTGTCCTTAGAAgaaccctcatctacgactctCTTATTAGTCGGTCGACACTTCGCTAGACACTTCTTCGCCTTTACTTGATGTTGTATCTTCGAGCATTGTCTCTTCATCATCCCAATCAGCTGGAATTATAGCTTTTAAACCCGTCGCCCTATCTTTGGAATAAATCAACTCTAAATGATCATAAAATGGAAAAGGCTTCTGAAACATGCCTTTTGCATCTTTGTGACTCTGTAATGATAAGATAATCATCATACAATCATAATATTTCATACAATATATCATACAGTCATATAGAGCTCAACCATTCAAATGAAGCTAAGATCAATGAGAATACAAAGATTGTTGACGGGGTCAATAACTAACAAAACAAGATGTAAGATGGTTAAATATCTTGAAAGAAAATTTGTATTCTTGATACTTCTCTTACTGATGTTAAAGTACAATTATTGAAAGCAAATGGAAAACAGTATAAGAGACTTTGGCCCATTCGAATATATTATGTGATACTTCTGTTCTTCATACGTATCTTATTGATGTTAAACATATGTAATGAAGACAGTAGTAGTTATGAATCAATTTACCTTGGCCCAATCCTCAAATAGCTTACGGTCACCAGTTACCATTTTTTGGTTCTTATCCCATCCGAAGCCCCTACCTTTTTGTTTGGTATTTTGTAATGCATTGAAACGTTTCCTCAGATAGTTGAGCCTTGAATCAATACGGAGACTTTTAGCTCGGCTTCAGGCATGCTCGCAGCAAACAATGTAACAACCTGACTTACCGTTGAccgagtaaacagggtcatcacgggatttatttcccaagaaacttataTCACACTTCTAAAACTTAAGCAAAGGAGTCACAAGTTCTTTAATGTAACAAACacagctaattctcaaaccaaacatttaactaaaacacaaagtaatcataaaagtcattctataagtccaatataaccagcacaaccaagtctaatatacatcgatcaaaaacctaatacaatacTACACTTCTCACTTACTCAGCTAAAATCTAACATCTCTGTAACTCTAATc
Coding sequences:
- the LOC130817446 gene encoding guanine nucleotide-binding protein alpha-1 subunit, producing the protein MGLLCSKHQHSHKPDAENIQAVEIERRIERETIAEKHIQKLLLLGAGESGKSTIFKQIKLLFQMGFDEAELKSYTPVVHANVYQTIKLLIDGSKELAQNETDSSKYSLSLDNQEMGDKLSEIGGRLDYPRLNKELSQEIEKLWKDPAIQETYSRGCELQLPDCANYFMDHLKRLSDINYIPTKEDVLYARVRTTGVVEIQFSPVGENKKSGEVYRLFDVGGQRNERRKWIHLFEGVAAVIFCAAISDYDQMLYEDENKNRMAETKELFEWVLKQHCFEKTSIMLFLNKFDIFEKKVHKVPLNTCEWFKDYQPVSSGKQEIEHAYEFVKKKFEELYYQCTAPDRVDRVFKIYRTTALDQKLVKKTFKLLDETLRRRNLVEAGLL